One window from the genome of Alnus glutinosa chromosome 13, dhAlnGlut1.1, whole genome shotgun sequence encodes:
- the LOC133854714 gene encoding mitochondrial import inner membrane translocase subunit TIM44-2-like gives MTYWGRIQQSKLKNLSYQWKRYYFQNHHASSITSTASYAKPCLLQNPSLVIQNSNRPSDFCNNMRFFGAPAQASSSSLRLLSANGCSGNRRFSVFNEFSEKMKGEANRNPEFQQSLKELKEKAEELKGVKEDLKNRTKQTTEQLYKHVDGVWTEAEATAKKVSANMKEKISAATEEVKETLGVGKQESSEFSGTSANHGTDMKDGSKASSGEENYQQSASGETAETLFSKFKSSLPSQKVSLAFQKFKEAKLTDLAKKGYDIVKDELSGTTSKKKHLQHNPSTSTGERSTKTDIVIVPLKQSPWSKKWEAFKKKLQGHPTFKRISGFSEPVVTKSQEIAEDVRERWETSDNPIVHKIQDLNESIFQETDAAISVKEIRQRDPSFSLPEFVAEVQEAIRPVLHAYMKADVETLKKYCGPEVIERCKAEHKAYQSNGIFFDNKILHISDVEVRETKMMGTSPIIIFMFQTQQVYCVRDRNGSITEGGQDTIHTVYYAWAMQLVDAEELGDGALYPIWRLREMQQFGVQALI, from the exons ATGACATATTGGGGACGAATTCAGCAATCGAAGCTCAAGAACTTGTCGTATCAATGGAAGAGATACTATTTTCAAAACCATCACGCGTCTTCGATCACTTCCACTGCTTCATATGCAAAACCATGTCTTTTACAAAATCCCAGCTTGGTTATACAAAACAGTAACAGACCCTCCGATTTTTGCAATAACATGAGGTTTTTTGGTGCTCCAGCTCAG GCTTCAAGTTCGAGTTTACGATTACTTTCGGCTAATGGGTGTTCCGGGAATCGTCGTTTCAGTGTCTTCAATGagttttcagaaaaaatgaaggGTGAAGCTAACAG AAATCCAGAATTCCAACAGTCACTCAAGGAGCTGAAAGAGAAAGCAGAAGAGCTGAAAGGGGTGAAAGAAGATCTGAAAAATAG AACAAAGCAGACAACTGAGCAACTGTACAAGCATGTGGATGGTGTGTGGACGGAGGCTGAAGCCACGGCTAAAAAG gTTTCTGCCAACATGAAAGAGAAGATTTCAGCTGCAACTGAGGAG GTCAAAGAAACTTTGGGGGTTGGGAAGCAAGAGTCTTCCGAATTTAGTGGTACTTCAGCTAATCATGGCACCGATATGAAAGATGGAAGCAAGGCCTCATCTGGAGAAGAGAATTACCAGCAGTCTGCATCTGGTGAAACTGCAGAAACTTTGTTTAGCAAATTTAAGTCCAGTCTTCCTTCCCAGAAGGTTTCTTTGGCATTCCAGAAATTCAAGGAAGCAAAACTCACTGACTTAGCAAAGAAGGGATATGATATTGTAAAAGATGAATTAAGTGGCACAACAAGTAAGAAAAAGCACCTGCAACATAATCCTTCCACATCAACAGGTGAAAGAAGTACAAAAACTGATATCGTCATTGTACCCTTAAAGCAGTCCCCATGGAGTAAAAAGTGGGAGGCATTCAAAAAGAAG CTTCAAGGTCATCCTACATTCAAGCGTATCAGCGGGTTTAGTGAACCTGTTGTCACAAAGAGTCAGGAG ATTGCAGAAGATGTGCGGGAAAGATGGGAGACAAGTGATAACCCCATTGTTCACAAAATTCAGGA TCTCAATGAAAGTATCTTTCAAGAAACAGATGCTGCAATATCAGTCAAGGAAATACGGCAACGAGATCC ATCTTTCTCTTTACCAGAGTTTGTGGCAGAAGTTCAGGAAGCAATCAGGCCAGTCCTCCATGCTTACATGAAG GCAGATGTTGAAACTCTTAAGAAGTATTGTGGCCCTGAAGTGATAGAGCGGTGTAAAGCGGAGCATAAAGCTTATCAAAGCAATGGCATCTTTTTTGATAACAAG ATTCTACATATATCAGATGTTGAAGTTAGAGAGACCAAAATGATGGGAACTTCTCCCATTATAATCTTTATG TTCCAAACACAGCAGGTCTATTGTGTACGTGACAGAAATGGTTCAATAACAGAAGGGGGCCAG GATACAATCCACACTGTTTACTATGCTTGGGCAATGCAACTAGTAGATGCAGAAGAACTGGGAGATGGTGCTCTCTACCCAATATGGAGGCTAAGAGAAATGCAACAATTTGGAGTCCAAGCCCTCATCTAG
- the LOC133854123 gene encoding homeobox protein BEL1 homolog, with product MAQEHCEDKSGNMVSSAGFCYSDVSSSNPTIHLVNQIQGFESNNQEIFNLTTGMEMIGFSKNPQQQSDHSNSVMWRNLQLGSSSSSKMINESSTSDFYQHVFNKPDFTTEISEGWQESNNRLLVDGSNSLRCVFPCEGNERPSQGLSLSLCSTNPSAIGVQSFELRHSNHHHHQDHQQEDDLRFIASSSRDGFYGKPSNIQEQQIMQDGFLGKAANLQFQLRNSKYLAPAQELLNEFCSLGTKQTDHHPPKQQKSHKAKQWEEDNNGSSSSSRKQALFSLEYMDLQKRKTKLLSMLEEVDRRYRHYCNQMKAVVASFEAVAGDGAATVYSALASKAMSRHFRCLRDGIAGQIQATKRAMGEKDPVAPGASRGETPRLRILDQTLRQQRAFQQMSMMESHPWRPQRGLPERSVSVLRAWLFEHFLHPYPSDVDKHILARQTGLSRSQVSNWFINARVRLWKPMVEEMYVEETKEQDNMDMTSPDGIIADLECINGRQNQNPPPLTRLEDDKKPTQDQLVRIDSDCLSSIVTNPEKNDSKTTKTVQNHHIHQQQQQQHGFGRIETFGGMELDFSSYANNHNVNQNFSGGAGGVSLTLGLQQHGHGNGVSLAFSPASQSSLFYGRDPIEECQPVHQYSLLDSEGQNLPYRNLMGAQLLHDLAG from the exons atggCTCAAGAACACTGTGAAGACAAATCCGGGAACATGGTTTCTTCAGCTGGCTTTTGTTACTCTGATGTTTCATCAAGTAACCCGACCATTCATCTGGTGAACCAGATCCAAGGCTTTGAGTCCAACAACCAGGAAATCTTTAACTTGACAACAGGGATGGAGATGATAGGGTTTTCAAAGAATCCACAGCAACAGAGTGATCACAGTAACTCAGTCATGTGGAGAAATCTTCAGCTTGGTTCATCATCCTCTTCAAAGATGATCAACGAGTCCTCCACGAGTGATTTCTATCAGCATGTGTTCAATAAGCCTGATTTCACAACTGAGATTTCTGAAGGTTGGCAAGAGAGTAATAATAGACTGCTTGTTGATGGTTCTAATTCTTTAAGGTGTGTGTTCCCTTGTGAAGGAAACGAAAGGCCTAGtcaaggtctctctctctctctttgctcaACCAATCCTTCAGCCATAGGAGTACAATCTTTTGAACTAAGGCACTCTAATCATCACCACCATCAAGATCATCAGCAAGAAGATGATCTGAGGTTTATTGCTTCAAGTTCTAGAGATGGGTTTTATGGAAAACCATCAAATATCCAAGAGCAACAAATTATGCAAGATGGGTTTTTGGGAAAAGCTGCAAATCTTCAGTTCCAGCTAAGGAACTCGAAGTACTTGGCCCCTGCTCAGGAGCTTCTGAACGAGTTCTGTAGCCTTGGAACAAAGCAAACTGATCATCACCCTCCGAAGCAGCAAAAATCCCACAAGGCCAAACAGTGGGAAGAGGATAATAATGGCAGCAGTAGTTCTTCCAGAAAGCAGGCTCTTTTCTCCCTCGAATACATGgacttacaaaaaagaaaaacaaaactgcTTTCAATGCTGGAAGAG GTGGACAGAAGGTACAGACACTATTGTAACCAAATGAAGGCGGTGGTGGCGTCCTTCGAAGCCGTGGCCGGCGACGGAGCCGCCACGGTCTACTCCGCGTTGGCTTCTAAAGCCATGTCAAGGCATTTCAGATGTTTGAGAGATGGGATTGCCGGTCAGATTCAGGCCACCAAGAGAGCCATGGGTGAGAAAGATCCTGTTGCACCCGGCGCAAGCAGAGGAGAAACACCAAGGCTTAGGATTCTTGACCAAACGCTCAGGCAACAGAGGGCGTTTCAGCAAATGAGCATGATGGAGAGCCACCCTTGGAGACCCCAACGCGGCCTTCCCGAGCGATCCGTTTCTGTTCTCCGAGCATGGCTTTTTGAGCATTTTCTCCACCC TTACCCAAGCGATGTTGATAAACATATCTTAGCCCGCCAAACTGGTCTCTCAAGAAGCCAA GTGTCGAATTGGTTCATTAATGCGAGGGTGAGGCTGTGGAAGCCCATGGTGGAAGAAATGTACGTGGAAGAGACAAAGGAACAAGACAACATGGACATGACATCCCCAGATGGGATTATTGCAGATCTTGAATGTATTAACGGCCGGCAAAATCAAAACCCACCTCCATTAACACGCCTTGAGGATGATAAAAAGCCTACACAGGACCAACTCGTCCGAATTGACTCAGACTGCCTCTCATCCATCGTCACAAACCCAGAAAAAAATGACTCAAAAACCACCAAAACCGTCCAAAACCACCACATTCACcaacaacagcagcagcagcatgGTTTTGGTCGGATTGAGACATTTGGTGGCATGGAGCTGGACTTTTCATCCTATGCTAATAATCATAATGTTAATCAGAACTTCAGTGGTGGTGCAGGCGGCGTGTCTTTGACGTTAGGGTTACAGCAGCATGGTCATGGGAATGGTGTGAGCTTAGCCTTCTCACCTGCCTCGCAGAGTTCTTTGTTTTATGGCAGAGACCCCATTGAAGAATGCCAGCCAGTTCATCAGTACTCGCTTCTGGACAGCGAAGGACAGAATCTGCCATACAGAAATTTGATGGGAGCTCAGTTGCTCCACGACTTGGCTGGATAG
- the LOC133853826 gene encoding uncharacterized protein LOC133853826 gives MDKSWMTKWRGSREYMEGAEAFVKYAVTNSRNKNSIVCPCKKCGLNRSLRPEEVYDHLTGGRGIMPNYTEWIWHGEKIRAPVPNKVCVVESPRPAPAANIVPILDESRTMQSMLQDVFGMHSTRADDDECQVEVEADYVPEAVDEEINESAKKFYNLVQDADKPLHDKTRYSKLSAIVHLYNLKCVGGLSNTIFTLLLEFINEIVPTDEPALPKSMYETKKYLRDLGLGYEKIPACRNHCMLFWKENEKLDTCTVCGASKWKDEITEEDGSSRTLKRRPVKVLRWFPLASRLQRLYMSQHTASHMRWHADGRTKDGVLRHPADGEAWRTFDTLHPNFASDPRNVRLGLASDGFNPFGNMSTSHSTWPVMLVPYNLPPWMCMKQQYFILSMIIPGPTTPGMNIDVYLQPLISELQELWNVGVRTYDISKKKSFVMRTALIRWLPADHKWRQMARTFDGKQELGVAPVIPDGGEILRQLQGFDVHEDTRRDKRQKTVQQGHGTNETTWEEEKRISDERWEEEKRRTEEERRRADEERRRADEERRIAEEERKQTNERIVRQDHMMEKMQKMIDDLARVNASLLGNSSSASRSS, from the exons ATGGACAAAAGTTGGATGACGAAGTGGAGAGGTTCGAGGGAGTATATGGAAGGGGCCGAAGCGTTCGTGAAGTATGCAGTTACGAACtccagaaataaaaattcaattgtgtGTCCATGCAAGAAGTGTGGTTTGAATAGGAGCCTACGGCCAGAAGAAGTATATGATCATTTGACCGGTGGAAGGGGAATTATGCCTAATTACACTGAATGGATTTGGCATGGGGAGAAGATTAGGGCTCCTGTACCTAATAAAGTATGTGTTGTTGAATCTCCTAGGCCGGCTCCGGCTGCAAATATTGTACCAATACTCGACGAGTCAAGAACGATGCAGTCCATGTTGCAAGATGTTTTTGGCATGCATAGTACTCGGGCAGACGATGATGAGTGTCAAGTGGAAGTGGAAGCCGATTATGTACCTGAAGCAGTTGATGAAGAGATCAATGAGAGTGCCAAGAAATTCTACAACTTGGTTCAGGATGCAGACAAACCACTTCATGATAAAACACGATATAGCAAATTGTCAGCTATTGTTCAtctatacaacttgaagtgtgtgGGTGGACTCAGTAATACGATTTTCACATTGTTGCTTGAGTTCATCAATGAGATAGTACCAACAGATGAGCCAGCTTTGCCTAAAAGTATGtatgagacaaaaaaatatttaagagactTGGGGCTTGGATATGAAAAGATTCCGGCTTGTCGAAAtcattgtatgttattctggaaggaaaatgagaagttaGATACATGTACAGTGTGTGGAGCATCAAAGTGGAAGGACGAAATTACTGAAGAAGATGGGTCATCCCGAACATTGAAGAGACGACCGGTAAAGGTGTTGCGGTGGTTTCCATTGGCTTCAAGATTGCAAAGGTTGTACATGTCACAACATACCGCTTCCCACATGAGGTGGCACGCTGATGGGCGCACAAAAGACGGTGTGCTCAGGCATCCGGCAGACGGTGAAGCTTGGAGAACATTTGATACACTGCACCCAAACTTTGCATCAGACCCACGAAATGTTAGGCTTGGTCTAGCGTCGGATGGTTTTAacccttttgggaacatgagcacaagCCACAGTACTTGGCCTGTCATGTTGGTTCCATACAACCtacctccttggatgtgcatgaaacaacagTATTTCATATTATCTATGATTATTCCAGGCCCAACTACACCAGGAATGAATATAGATGTCTACCTACAACCTTTAATATCAGAGTTACAGGAgttgtggaatgtaggggtacgaacatatGACATATCCAAGAAGAAGTCATTTGTTATGCGGACAgcattgat ACGATGGTTGCCTGCCGATCATAAATGGCGACAGATGGCAAGAACCTTTGACGGTAAACAAGAGCTGGGTGTTGCGCCTGTTATTCCAGATGGTGGTGAAATCCTACGACAATTACAGGGATTTGATGTTCATGAAGACACAAGAAGAGACAAACGACAAAAAACTGTGCAACAAGGTCATGGGACAAATGAGACCACg tgggaggaagagaagagaatatCGGATGAGCGatgggaggaagagaagagaaggacagaggaagagaggagaagagcgGACGAAGAAAGGAGAAGAGCGGATGAAGAGAGGAGAATCGCGGAGGAAGAGAGGAAACAAACTAATGAAAGAATTGTAAGACAAGATCATATgatggagaagatgcagaagatGATTGACGATCTTGCTAGAGTCAATGCATCACTTCTAGGCAACTCTTCGTCTGCGTCACGCTCATCGTGA